One window of Natrinema sp. SYSU A 869 genomic DNA carries:
- a CDS encoding universal stress protein — protein MGSPHHEIGEYAVDHSVDHVVMGSHSESSVTSPFLGRVSHAVLRRIPVSTTVVPGSLSEVREHKLPGQILVPVDGSEQSIDALRYASDQFPDGRITIFHAVTLPFEYRPAAFQGTALEQIVETQTERGNAVLDSALEAVGYDNTEVGTRLVYETPSRSIA, from the coding sequence ATGGGGAGTCCCCATCACGAGATCGGCGAGTACGCCGTCGATCACAGCGTTGACCATGTCGTGATGGGGAGCCATAGCGAATCGTCAGTCACCAGCCCGTTTCTCGGCCGCGTGAGCCACGCGGTCCTCCGCCGAATTCCCGTGTCGACGACCGTTGTGCCGGGCTCGCTCTCAGAGGTGCGCGAACACAAGCTACCGGGTCAGATTCTGGTTCCGGTCGACGGATCGGAACAGTCGATCGACGCGCTGAGATATGCCAGCGACCAGTTTCCCGACGGTCGAATTACGATCTTCCATGCCGTTACCCTCCCGTTCGAGTACAGGCCGGCAGCGTTTCAGGGGACGGCCTTGGAGCAGATCGTTGAAACGCAGACCGAACGGGGCAACGCCGTCCTCGACTCGGCGCTCGAGGCCGTCGGGTACGACAACACCGAAGTCGGGACGAGATTAGTGTACGAAACACCGTCCCGTTCGATCGCATAA
- a CDS encoding universal stress protein — protein sequence MYDRILIAVDGSDEAERAAERGLEFARVFDATVAVLHVVDQKSLRLATSADEKERLRERGETVLEEIEELASAIGQPVTTELTEGKPAIRIAEYAAKRDAGLIVVGRQGLTGLGKRLLGGVTEQLLRRSDVPVFVVPKNASDATTDYSDLLVPTDGSETATVAAEHGAAVAQQYGSTVHVLNVVDLQAAGGAFNAGGLEREFVDRLEADGKAVVEDAATEIGDAVPDVTTAVVRTTSFEGVTAGICEYVDDTDIDLVAMGARGRSNLGRHVLGSVTSTLLRSVDVPVLVVTRSR from the coding sequence ATGTACGACCGGATTTTGATCGCCGTCGATGGGAGCGACGAGGCCGAGCGGGCGGCGGAACGCGGACTCGAGTTCGCTCGCGTTTTCGACGCGACTGTTGCTGTCTTGCATGTCGTCGACCAGAAGTCGCTCCGACTCGCGACTTCCGCCGACGAGAAGGAGCGACTCCGAGAGCGCGGTGAAACCGTTCTCGAAGAAATCGAGGAACTCGCGTCTGCTATCGGCCAGCCAGTGACGACGGAACTGACGGAGGGGAAGCCCGCGATCCGGATCGCTGAATACGCAGCCAAACGAGACGCGGGGCTGATCGTTGTCGGAAGACAGGGACTAACGGGGCTCGGAAAGCGACTCCTCGGCGGCGTCACGGAACAGCTCCTCCGCCGAAGCGACGTCCCCGTTTTCGTCGTCCCGAAGAATGCCTCGGACGCAACGACCGACTACTCCGACCTGCTCGTTCCCACTGACGGAAGCGAAACCGCTACCGTCGCTGCTGAACACGGTGCCGCGGTCGCACAACAGTACGGATCGACGGTCCACGTGCTCAACGTCGTCGATCTGCAGGCTGCGGGAGGTGCCTTCAACGCGGGCGGCCTCGAGCGCGAATTCGTCGATCGACTCGAGGCGGACGGCAAAGCGGTCGTCGAGGACGCGGCGACGGAGATCGGAGACGCGGTCCCTGATGTCACGACCGCCGTCGTGCGGACGACGTCGTTCGAAGGTGTCACAGCCGGCATCTGCGAGTACGTCGACGATACCGATATCGATCTCGTCGCCATGGGGGCGCGTGGCCGGTCGAATCTCGGTCGTCACGTCCTCGGCAGCGTCACCTCGACCCTCCTGCGGAGCGTCGACGTACCCGTACTGGTCGTGACGCGGTCGCGGTAA
- a CDS encoding universal stress protein, whose protein sequence is MSDRLLVPYDGSGPAKDALEYALEKFPDADVVALYVAPVPEGYWVAFQDPEERIPAADRARDNGRDILDEAAELAADHGRNLDTEIATGKPDHEIVDLAEEEAYDTIIIGSHGREGISRILLGSVAENVVRRSPIPVIVVR, encoded by the coding sequence ATGAGTGACCGACTCCTTGTTCCGTACGACGGTTCTGGACCGGCGAAAGACGCACTCGAGTACGCGCTCGAGAAGTTTCCGGATGCGGACGTAGTCGCCTTATATGTCGCCCCGGTTCCGGAAGGGTACTGGGTGGCGTTCCAGGATCCCGAAGAGCGGATTCCTGCCGCTGACCGGGCCCGCGATAATGGACGTGATATCCTCGATGAAGCGGCCGAACTCGCCGCGGATCACGGCCGTAATCTCGATACCGAAATCGCTACTGGGAAACCCGACCACGAGATCGTCGATCTGGCGGAGGAGGAAGCGTACGATACGATCATCATCGGAAGCCACGGCCGTGAGGGAATTTCGCGCATCCTGCTCGGAAGCGTCGCGGAAAACGTCGTCCGCCGATCGCCGATCCCCGTCATCGTCGTCCGGTAG
- a CDS encoding universal stress protein: MSRQLLVPVDGSPLSKRALERAFEEYDDASIVALHVLDPTDPGYSSPTNVDVRNEPPHGSEEWYERANEEEEKIFDDARDLASEYGEELNTETAVGEPALEIVDYAEENEIDHIVIGSHGRMEATRLMLGSVTELVVHRSPVSVTVVRD; the protein is encoded by the coding sequence ATGTCTCGGCAACTACTGGTTCCCGTCGACGGATCACCGCTGTCCAAGCGAGCACTGGAGCGCGCGTTCGAGGAATATGACGATGCTTCCATCGTCGCACTCCACGTACTCGATCCCACGGATCCCGGGTACAGTTCTCCGACCAACGTTGACGTCAGAAACGAACCGCCCCACGGTTCCGAAGAGTGGTACGAGCGGGCGAACGAAGAGGAGGAGAAAATTTTCGACGACGCACGCGACCTGGCGAGCGAATACGGCGAGGAGCTAAATACCGAAACCGCAGTCGGCGAGCCCGCACTCGAGATCGTCGACTACGCCGAGGAGAACGAGATCGATCACATCGTCATAGGCAGCCACGGACGAATGGAGGCGACGCGACTGATGCTCGGCAGCGTCACCGAGTTGGTCGTCCACCGGTCGCCAGTCTCTGTCACCGTCGTCCGTGACTGA